In a single window of the Platichthys flesus chromosome 5, fPlaFle2.1, whole genome shotgun sequence genome:
- the LOC133953155 gene encoding fascin-like translates to MSDGDVLRIPLGLVNCGGKYLTAETFGFKINASAGSLKKKQTWTLEQTGEDGSAVFLLSHLGRYLATDKDGNVTADSETRGRDCRFVVTTHEDGRWSLQSEPHGRFLGGSEDRISCFAQTASPTERWSVHLAVHPQVNLYSLARKRFAHLSAQGQEVSINRDVPWGVDSLVTLVYRDQRYHLETSDNRFLRNDGTLATKTDKDTGYVLEFRSGKVAFRDCNGRYLAPGGPTGTMKSGKSGRVGKDELFGLERSHAQVVLTAGNERNVSTRQGMDLSANQDEEGDQEVFQLEMSREDRKCAFRSASGKYWTLTAAGGLQCTASTKSANSFFELEWRDGRVCVRAANGKYVIAKRNGQLSATIDNAGEAEQFLMKLINRPIIVLRGEHGFIGARKAGMAMLDSNRASYDVFQLEFHNGAYSLKDSQGKYWCVGDDMAVACSSSTPVQFLFEFCDLNKMAIRVLGGKYLKGDHAGGLKASVDSLDSATLWEY, encoded by the exons ATGTCGGACGGGGACGTGCTGCGGATCCCTCTGGGGCTCGTCAACTGCGGCGGCAAGTACCTGACGGCGGAGACCTTCGGCTTCAAGATCAACGCGTCGGCCGGcagcctgaagaagaagcagacgTGGACCCTGGAGCAGACCGGGGAGGACGGCAGCGCGGTGttcctcctctcccacctggGCCGCTACCTCGCCACGGACAAAGACGGCAACGTCACCGCAGACAGCGAGACGCGCGGCCGGGACTGCCGCTTCGTGGTGACCACGCACGAGGACGGGCGCTGGTCGCTGCAGTCCGAGCCTCACGGCCGCTTCCTCGGCGGCAGCGAGGACCGCATCTCGTGCTTCGCGCAGACGGCGTCGCCGACGGAGAGATGGAGCGTGCACCTGGCCGTGCACCCGCAGGTCAACCTTTACAGCCTGGCGCGCAAGCGCTTCGCCCACCTGAGCGCTCAGGGGCAGGAGGTGTCCATCAACCGGGACGTGCCCTGGGGGGTGGACTCCCTGGTGACCCTGGTGTACCGGGACCAGCGCTACCACCTGGAGACCTCCGACAACCGCTTCCTGCGCAATGACGGCACCCTGGCCACCAAGACGGACAAGGACACCGGCTACGTGCTGGAGTTCCGCTCCGGGAAAGTGGCGTTCCGCGACTGCAACGGCCGCTACTTGGCCCCCGGGGGCCCAACCGGCACGATGAAGTCCGGGAAGAGCGGCCGCGTCGGGAAGGATGAGCTGTTCGGCCTCGAGCGCAGCCACGCGCAGGTCGTGCTCACTGCAGGCAACGAGAGGAACGTGTCCACGAGGCAAG GCATGGAcctgtcagccaatcaggacGAGGAAGGGGACCAGGAAGTCTTCCAGCTGGAGATGAGCCGTGAGGACAGGAAGTGCGCCTTCAGATCCGCTTCTGGgaaatactggacactgacgGCTGCAGGAGGACTGCAGTGCACCGCCTCCaccaa ATCAGCCAACAGCTTCTTTGAACTGGAGTGGCGTGATGgtcgcgtgtgtgtgcgtgcggctAACGGGAAGTACGTGATCGCCAAGAGGAACGGCCAGCTGTCTGCTACCATCGACAACGCAG GTGAAGCCGAACAGTTCCTGATGAAACTGATCAACCGGCCAATCATCGTCCTCCGTGGGGAGCACGGTTTTATCGGGGCCCGTAAAGCCGGAATGGCGATGCTGGACTCCAACCGAGCCTCCTACGATGTTTTCCAGCTGGAGTTCCACAACGGAGCATACTCCCTGAAAG ACTCCCAGGGGAAGTACTGGTGCGTTGGAGACGACATGGCGGtggcctgcagcagctccacacctGTCCAGTTCCTGTTTGAGTTCTGTGACCTCAACAAGATGGCCATCCGTGTGCTGGGGGGGAAGTACCTGAAAGGAGACCACGCTGGGGGGCTGAAGGCCAGCGTGGACTCCCTGGACAGCGCCACCCTCTGGGAGTACTGA
- the LOC133954191 gene encoding ras-related protein Rap-2a-like has protein sequence MLLVEGVRVPPINTHRVQFAAHRLFILGGVSCSLRDTRTGMSPSGRPNKVRLVLLGAAGVGKSALIRRFLHNRFEHEYLRTVEELHVLEYDTADSATTKLEILDTSGSYSFPAMRELCIRHSDAFALVYAVDDPGSFQEVRRLRDEILELRGGKSAPITVVGNKSDLTEAEGRALLAADVMSTVEGEWDANFVEASARTGGNAVGVFRALLQQVDVPHRLSPALNRGSPRAGDSLPRPAVKRRPPLRKSNSCVLS, from the coding sequence ATGTTATTGGTGGAGGGCGTGCGCGTTCCGCCTATAAATACGCACAGGGTCCAGTTCGCCGCCCACAGGCTCTTTATTCTCGGGGGAGTCAGCTGTTCGCTCCGGGACACTCGGACCGGCATGTCTCCGTCAGGACGACCCAACAAGGTGCGGCTGGTGCTCCTCGGAGCAGCGGGGGTCGGCAAGAGCGCGCTCATCCGCCGCTTCCTCCACAACCGCTTCGAGCACGAGTACCTGCGCACGGTGGAGGAGCTGCACGTGCTGGAGTACGACACCGCGGACTCCGCTACGACGAAGCTGGAGATCCTGGACACCAGCGGCAGCTACTCCTTCCCGGCCATGCGGGAGCTCTGCATCCGACACAGCGACGCCTTCGCCCTGGTGTACGCGGTGGACGACCCGGGCTCCTTCCAGGAGGTGCGCCGGCTCCGCGACGAGATCCTGGAGCTGCGGGGCGGCAAGAGCGCGCCCATCACCGTGGTGGGCAACAAGTCCGACCTCACCGAGGCCGAGGGGCGAGCGCTGCTGGCGGCCGACGTCATGTCCACGGTGGAGGGGGAGTGGGACGCGAACTTCGTGGAGGCGTCCGCGCGCACAGGTGGGAACGCGGTGGGGGTGTTCCGCGCGCTGCTTCAGCAGGTGGATGTTCCTCACCGGCTCAGCCCCGCGCTGAACCGGGGTTCACCGCGGGCCGGAGACTCGCTGCCCCGGCCCGCGGTGAAGAGGAGGCCCCCGCTGAGGAAGAGCAACAGCTGCGTCCTGTCATAG